Proteins from a single region of Humidesulfovibrio mexicanus:
- a CDS encoding ATP-binding protein, which yields MSKTCDDVHSEVDLASLHPRAKSVIEKVSSSGFRITRATKIISHRTEITVAFLSPSDHIKELFSLEYELLMVYNKFETLEPRTFQAIDRYMSSLPAKGRVESTLYLLVSENKDPESWVASYMLEHKDEKVVIPLRAQAVLDQPVSHVLKEIEKNYFAVNKFKDNLPIESDVYFFGREKEINKAVESYQKKENTGVFGLRKTGKTSLLLKLQRQLESAQVKFLLVQLQDTANNMLRWNGLIEKIAQQLQKNRHSFSETEAGASFAKVVGECERSGIERIVIMFDEIEQITPPTAAEKHWAEDYRRFFQTIRSFQTSNRNLSIMVAGLSSLCSDIDRFEGQQNPLFGIINQIYLKGFSESETSNMIKKLSKVSGSVFDNSAITFLYRSYGGHPLLTRLACAYELEHSRKFTTSFPSKITANAIQGHASTRDRELVFYINHVISELSDYYPEEYKLLESLALGEYVYFVKTTKSSSAGRYLYLYGIVSNEGDSPYITVDVVAEYLAIEDARKHDRPTFYPVVPADERTSFVQTRVEEIIADLRGFEKRIKNKDCAPLLFGPNSFPYADRLTKIAPPVSWDDFDKNIDPLHLAFVESIDAYGKSIGDNNYFWTTIKSAYPVLHKALVRVRMYRINSNHLNIKKVVNDQLDEFLAEDLAGTGEEIPDKFWVLFQRVLDELFRAIQFEDSRLK from the coding sequence ATGTCTAAGACATGCGATGATGTGCATAGCGAAGTTGATCTTGCATCACTGCATCCAAGGGCCAAAAGTGTTATCGAGAAGGTTTCTTCATCTGGATTCAGGATAACAAGGGCGACGAAAATAATATCACATCGGACTGAGATTACTGTGGCATTTTTGTCACCAAGTGATCACATAAAAGAATTATTCAGCTTAGAATATGAGCTATTAATGGTCTACAACAAGTTTGAGACATTAGAGCCACGCACATTTCAGGCAATAGACAGATACATGAGCTCTTTGCCAGCAAAGGGGCGCGTTGAATCAACGCTGTATCTCCTGGTATCCGAAAATAAAGACCCTGAGAGCTGGGTTGCATCATATATGCTTGAGCACAAAGATGAAAAAGTTGTAATCCCACTCAGAGCCCAAGCAGTCCTCGACCAGCCAGTCTCGCATGTGCTTAAAGAAATTGAGAAAAACTACTTCGCGGTTAACAAGTTCAAAGACAATCTTCCAATTGAATCAGATGTGTACTTTTTTGGAAGAGAAAAAGAAATTAACAAGGCCGTTGAATCATATCAAAAGAAAGAGAATACCGGTGTTTTTGGGTTGCGAAAAACTGGGAAAACTTCACTTCTATTGAAATTGCAACGGCAGTTGGAGTCCGCGCAGGTTAAATTTTTGCTTGTTCAGCTACAAGATACTGCAAACAACATGCTTCGCTGGAACGGTCTTATTGAGAAAATTGCACAACAACTTCAAAAAAATCGCCATTCGTTCTCGGAAACAGAAGCTGGAGCCTCTTTCGCTAAGGTGGTTGGCGAATGTGAACGCTCAGGGATAGAGCGCATTGTCATCATGTTTGACGAGATTGAGCAAATTACGCCGCCAACAGCAGCAGAAAAGCACTGGGCTGAAGATTATAGGCGATTTTTCCAAACTATTCGGTCTTTTCAAACAAGCAACCGCAACTTAAGCATTATGGTTGCAGGATTAAGTTCATTGTGCTCGGACATAGACCGCTTTGAGGGGCAGCAAAATCCTCTCTTTGGTATAATAAACCAAATTTACCTTAAGGGATTTTCAGAATCTGAAACATCAAATATGATTAAAAAGCTATCAAAAGTCTCGGGGTCTGTATTCGATAACTCGGCGATCACATTTCTTTACCGGAGCTATGGCGGACACCCATTACTGACACGCTTAGCATGTGCCTATGAGCTAGAGCACTCAAGAAAATTCACAACATCTTTTCCTTCGAAGATTACCGCGAACGCGATCCAGGGCCACGCTAGTACTCGTGATCGTGAGCTAGTTTTTTATATCAATCACGTCATCAGTGAGCTTTCTGATTACTATCCGGAAGAGTACAAACTGCTAGAATCTTTAGCCCTTGGCGAATATGTCTACTTTGTTAAAACAACGAAGTCGTCGTCTGCTGGGCGATACTTATATCTCTATGGTATAGTTAGCAACGAGGGCGATTCGCCCTATATCACCGTAGATGTAGTTGCTGAGTATCTTGCAATTGAAGATGCAAGAAAGCATGATCGCCCGACTTTTTATCCTGTCGTACCTGCTGATGAGCGCACCAGTTTTGTCCAAACGCGCGTTGAAGAGATCATTGCCGATTTGCGTGGGTTCGAAAAGAGAATAAAAAATAAAGATTGCGCCCCATTGCTTTTTGGCCCAAATTCTTTTCCTTATGCTGATAGATTAACTAAAATTGCTCCGCCTGTCTCGTGGGACGATTTCGATAAAAACATCGATCCACTTCACCTTGCATTTGTTGAGTCCATAGATGCATACGGGAAGAGTATAGGAGATAACAATTATTTTTGGACAACAATCAAATCAGCATACCCTGTGCTGCATAAGGCTTTGGTCCGCGTACGAATGTACAGGATTAATTCTAATCATTTGAATATCAAAAAAGTAGTCAACGACCAGCTTGATGAATTTCTCGCGGAAGATCTCGCGGGGACGGGTGAAGAGATACCAGATAAGTTCTGGGTTCTATTTCAGAGGGTTCTCGACGAACTCTTTAGAGCGATTCAGTTCGAAGATTCGCGGTTGAAGTAA